The following DNA comes from Caulobacter sp. X.
GCGCCGGTCGTGGCCTCGACGGGCTCGGCCGGGTCGACCAGCATCTCGATCGTGAAGACCGAGCCGCGGCCCTCCTCGCTTTCGACCTTGATCTCGCCGCGCATCATCTTGACGAGGCGGCGGGTGATGTTGAGGCCAAGGCCGGTGCCGCCGAAGTTGCGGGTCGTCGAGGCGTCGGCCTGGGTGAAGGGCCGGAACAGCTTGGCGATCGTCTCCTGGCTCATGCCGATGCCGGTGTCGGAGACCCGCAGGCGCACGCGCACCCGACCGCTATCGTCCGGATAGCAGGCCAGGCCCACCTCGACCTTGCCCTCGGTGGTGAACTTCAAGGCGTTGGAAACGAGGTTCGTCAGGCACTGGCGCACCCGCACGCCGTCGAACATCAGCGGGCCCGGCGGCGCGCTCTCCAGCCGGAACGACAGGGCCACGCCCTTCTCGCGGGCCGTGGGCTGATAGCCGCCGACCAGCCGCGCGCAGCTCCCCACGAGGTCGCCGGTCGTCGGAGCGATCTCCAGCTTGCCGGCCTCGATCTTGGACAGGTCGAGAATGTCGTTCAGCAGCACCAGCAGGGTGTCGCCGCTGTCCAGGATCAGGTCGACCTGCTCGCGCTGCTCGGGGGTCAGCCCCTCGGTCCGCAGAGCCTGGGCCAAGCCCAGCATGCCGTTCAGCGGCGTGCGCAGCTCGTGGCTCATCACGGCCAGGAAGGCGGACTTGGCCTGGTTGGCGGCCTCGGCGCGCTCCTGGGCGCCCTTCAGGCGTCCGGAGGCGCGGCGCTGGTGTATCGCCCAGCCGATCCCGCCGGCCACCAGCACCGCCAGCAGCAGGGCGATGACGACCGAGGCGCGGACCAGGCTGCGCGACAGGCGGACCTGTTCGGCCAAGCGTCGGCTCTCGTCGCGCTTGGCCCGCAGCTCGCCGTCCAGGGCCGCCGACATCTCGGCGACGTTGCGGGCGTTGCGCCGAGCCGTGTTCAAGGCGTCGGCCTTGCGCCAGGCGTCGAGCTCGCGGAAGGCCTGGGCCGAGCGCCCCTCGGCCTGGTCGATATAGGCCTTGATCAGAGCCTCGGCGGCGAGGTCGCGGGGGCCCAGGGCCTCCGGAATGGTCTGCATCCGCTGGAGATCGGCGCGCGCCGCCGACGCCTTGCCCAGCTGCGCCAAAGCGGTCGCCCGGCGGCTCAGCATGATCACCTGCAGGCGCCGCTCCGGCCGGTCGATCACCGCCTTGGCGTCGGCCAGGCAGGTCAGGACCTCCTGAGGCTGATCGGCCAGGGCGGCGATCTTGGCGCAGAGATAGCGGTCCCAGGTCACGAGATCCGCGTCGCCCGAACTGGTCACCCAGCGATGATGCAGGGCCGCGAACCGGCGCGCCTGCTGGATCGCCCCCAGGTCGGCGGCGGTGTAGGCGATGTCGTAGAGCCGCTCGATCTTGCGGATGAAGAAGACGTCGCCCTCGTCCATGTCGGCCGCGCGAGCCATGTGCTCCAGCGCGCCTTCCTTGTCGCCCATGTCGGCCAAGGTGTAGCTGTGGATCTGGTGAAGCTCGGCGAGAATCGGCTGGGCGAGCTTGTCCTGGCGTTCGGCCTCGTTGGTCAGCTCGGTCGCCAACCGCGCGGCGTCGCGCCAGCGGCCCACCTGGCCCAGGTGCCGCACGCGCTCGATCCCGGCCATCAGGCGGATATCGGGGCCCGAATGGTCCATGAACCGCGCCCAGTCGGCGTCGGTGAACACGCGGAAGCCCTGGGTCTCATGTCGGAGGGCCAGCGTCTGGAGCTCGACCAGGGCGGCCAGCGCCGGGTCGTGGTCGCGCCGCGCCACCGCCCGCGCGCGCTCGGCCCAGGCGTCGAAACGCCGGCGCACCTGATTGCTCTTGTAGGCGTACAGGACCCGCCAGGTGTCATAGAGCCGCTGGCGGCCGCTTTCCTTCAGAGCCGCCTCGCCGGCGCGCTCGACGTCCTGATTGTCGGAAGACGGACGGACCGTATCGACGCCGACCTTGCGGCTCAGCTGATCCAGGCGCTGGTCCAGCGACACGCCGGGTTGCGCCTGGACGCTTCCCGCCGCCAAGGTCCCCAGCAGGACGAGTGAAATCAAGAAACGCCGCAAGACCGAATATCCCGGAATCCGGGACCACCCTTCGCGGGAACTGATGTAGGACGCGTTAAGCTTAGCGCGGCCGGCAGGCGTCAGATCGTCGCCCCGCCGTCCACCACCAGCGCCTGGCCGGTCATGAAGCTGCCCGCCTTCGACGCCAGATAGACCGCCGCCCCGGCCAGCTCGTCCGGCTCGCCGATCCGGCGCAGCGGCACGCCCTGGGTCGAGCGTTTCAGGGTCTCGGGGTTTTCCCAAAGGGCGCGGGCGAAGTCGGTGCGGATCAGGCCGGGCGCGATGCAGTTGACCCGCACGTTGTCGGGCCCGAACTCGTGGGCCAGGTTGCGGGCCAGTTGGAAGTCGGCCGCCTTGGAGATGTTGTAGGCGCCGATGATGGCGTTGCCGCGCAGGCCGCCGATCGACGACACGATGATGATCGACCCGTCCTTGCGCGCCCGCATCTCCGGCGCGACCATGCTGATCAGCCAGTGATTGCTGATGATGTTGTTGTCCAGGATCTTGCGGAACTGGTCGTCGCTGATCCCCTCCATCGGGCCGTAATAGGGGTTGCTGGCGGCGTTGCAGACGCAGACGTCGACCCGGCCGAACGCCTTGCGGGTCTCGTCGACCAGGTTTTGCAGCTCTTCCTTGGAGGCGATGTTGGCCGGGACCGCGATGGCCGTCCCCGCGCCGTGCTTGGCGTTCAGCGCCTCGGCCACTTCCTCGCAGGGCCCGGCCTTGCGCGAGGAGATCACGACCTTGGCCCCGTGCTCGGCCATCCGCTCGGCGATCGCCTTGCCGATCCCGCGCGAGGACCCGGTGATGATGGCCACCTTGCCGGAGAGATCGAAGAGGTTCACGGCGGACTCCATAAAACACTTGTTTGAATTTTGGACACAGTGGGACGGAGCGGACGTTGGGTCAAGCATCCGGAAATCCTCCCCCGCTGGGGGGATGATTTTTCCCATCGCCCCTGTCGGCCCCCGCGCCATCGGTCCGTCCTTGAGGCAAGATCACGCCACAAGGAGACGCCCCATGCCCCTCGACGCCGCAGCCGCTTCGGAAGACCGCGACCTCGTCCTGGAACGGATCATCGATGTTCCGCGCGAGACGCTCTACCGCTGCTGGACCACGCCGGAGCTCTTGCCCCAGTGGTTCTGCCCCAAGCCCTGGTACGTCTCGGACGTGCGCCAGGACGTCCGCTCGGGCGGAAACAGCTATCTGGTGATGAACGGCCCCAACGGCGAGCGCGTGCCCCAGCCCGGCGTCTATCTGGAGGTCATTCCGAACGAGAAGCTGGTCTTCACCGACGCCTTCACCGAGACCTGGAAGCCCTCGGCCAAGCCCTTCATGGTCGCCACCATCACCTTGGAGGACCTGGGCGACGGCAAGACACACTACCGCGCCGTGGTCAGCCACTGGACCGTCGAGGACCGAGACACCCACGAGAAGATGGGCTTCCACGAGGGCTGGGGCGTCGCGACCGACCAGCTGATCGCGCTGGCCAAGACGCTGATCTAACCCCCAACCTCTCCGGCGAACGCCGGGAAGATCGCCAGAGCAGATAACGCCGCCCCACAACACCCCTTGGCGCGGGCGGCGAAAGCGGTCATTTGGCCCGCATGACCGCCTCCGCCGCCTCCTCGCGTCTGATCGACAAGGCTCTCGCGCCCCGCTTCGCGCTGCTGTGCCTGGGCATCTGGCTGAACGCCGCCGACACCCTGGTGACGGCGACGATCATGCCCAGCGTGGCGCGCGAGATCGGCGGCTACGCCTATTTCGGCTGGTCGGTGGCCGCCTATCTGACCGGCTCGATCGTGGCCGGCGCCTGCTCGGGCAAGCTGTCCCTGGCGTTCGGTCTGCGGCAGGCTACGGCGTTCAGCGGCCTCGTCTACGCGGTCGGCTGCGCGATGAGCGCCCTGGCGCCGGAGTTCATCACCTTCATCCTCGGCCGCCTCGTCCAGGGCCTGGGGGCCGGCGCGGTCGTGGCCCTGTGCTACGTCGCCATCACCGCCCTGTTCCCCGAGCGCCTGTGGCCGCGCGTCTATGGCGCCGTCGCCGGGGTCTGGGGCGCGGCGACGCTGCTGGGTCCGACCTTGGGCGGCCTGTTCGCCGCCGCCGGCTTCTGGCGCGGCGCCTTCTGGCTGTTCGTGGTCCAGGCGATCATCTTCGTCGGCGCGGTCATGGCCATGCTGCCCGCCGAGCGCGGCGACGCCGCCCGAGGCCGCGCGCCCGTCCCGCAGCTGGCCCTCTTGGTGCTGGCCGTCAGCCTGATCGGCGCGGCCGGCGTCGTCGCCTCGCCCCGCCTGGCCGTGGGCCTGGCGATCGGCGGAGCGCTCGGCATGGCCGCCATGCTGGCCGTCAACACCCGAACCCACGACCGCCTGCTGCCCAAGAGCGCCGCCGACCTCTCGACCGCCACGGGCCTGGGCCTCTTGACCATCTTCTCGACCGAGGCGGCGGTGATCGGCTTCACCGTCTACGGCCCCGCCTTCATCCAGGCCCAGCATCACGCCTCGCCGCTGCTGGCCGGCTATGTGGTGGGCGCGATCGCCGCGGGCTGGACCCTGTGCGCCCTCTTGGTCGGCAAGGTGCCCGCCGAGCGCGACGGCCGCTTCGTGCGGCTGGGCGTGGTGGTGATCCTGCTGGGCGCTCTCGCCAGCGCCTGGGCGATCACGCGCGGAACCCTGACCGAGACGGCCATCGCCCTGGCCGTCATGGGCGCGGGCTTTGGACTCTGCCACGCCTTCATCGCCCGCCGGACCATCGGCGGCGCGCCGGCCGAGGAGCAGGCCATGGCCTCGGGCGCGGTGCCGACCTCGCAGCTGATCGGCGGCGCCACCGGCGCGGCGGGCGCGGGCGCCATGGCCAACCTGCTGGGCTTCAGCCACGGCATAGACCAGACGCTAGCGGCCCAGCGCGGCCCGCTGCTGTTCGCCGCCTTCCTGCCGCTGGCGGTGGTGGGCGTGCTGGCGGCGTGGCGGTTGGGGCGGCGCTAAGCCTCCGCCAGCGCCGTCGCCTCCACCAGCTTCACGACGTCGCCCATGATCTGCGTGATCTTGAAGTCCTTGGGCGTGTAGATCCGCGCCACGCCCATCTGCTTCAGGATCAGGGCGTCGGCCTCGGGGATGATGCCGCCGGCGACGACGGGGATGTGGCCCAGGCCCTCGGCGCGCATCACGCGGATGACTTCTTGCACCAGGTCCAGGTGCGAACCCGACAGGATCGACAGGCCGATCACGTGGGCGCGGGTCTCCTTGGCGCGGCGGACGATCTCCTCCGGCGTCGAGCGGATGCCGTCATAGACGACCTCCATGCCGCAGGCGCGGGCGCGGGTGGCGATCTGCTCGGCGCCGTTGGAGTGGCCGTCCAGCCCCGGCTTGCCGACCAGATAGGTCAGCGTGCGGCCCAGCACCTGGGAGACGCGCTCGACCTCCTTCTTCACCGCCTCGACGTCCTCGGCCTCGCCGGTCGAGACGACGACCGCGACGCCCGTCGGGCCGCGATATTCGCCGAACACCTCGCGCAGGGCCCCGGCCCACTCGCCGGTGGTGACGCCGGCCTTGGCGGCGGAGATCGAGGGTTCCATGATGTTCGCGCCAGAGGCGGCGGCGGCCTTCAGGGCGGAGAGCGCGGCCTCGACGGCGGCCGGGTCGCGCGCCTCGCGCCAGGCCTTGAGGCGGGAGACGACCTCGGCCTCGAGCCTCGGGTCCACGGTCTCGATCGCCCCCTCGCCCGCCGACAGCGGAGAGACCTCGGTTTCGGTCCAGCGGTTGACGCCGACGACGGTCAGGTCGCCGGTCTCGACGGCCCGCACCCGCTTGGCGTTGGAGGAAACGAGCTCGCCCTTCATGTAGTCGATGGCGTTCTGGGCCCCGCCCATCTGGTCGATCAGCGCCAGCTGCGCCAGCGCCCCCTTCGACAGCTCGGCGACCTTGGCCTCGACCACGTGGGAGCCGTCGAACAGGTCCTCGTATTCCAGCAGATCGGTCTCGTAGGCCAAGACTTGTTGAAGCCGCAGCGACCACTGCTGGTCCCACGGGCGCGGCAATCCCAAGGCCTCGTTCCAGGCCGGCAGTTGCAGGGCCCGGCAGCGGGCGTCCTTGCTGAGCGTGACGGCCAGGGCCTCGATCAGGATGCGGTAGACGTTGTTCTCGGGCTGCTGCTCGGTCAGGCCCAGGCTGTTGACCTGCACCCCGTAGCGGAAGCGGCGGGCCTTGGCGTCCTGGACGCCGTAGCGCTCCAAGAGGATCTGGTCCCAGAGTTTGGTGAAGCTGCGCATCTTGCACAGCTCGGTCACGAACCGCACGCCGGCGTTGACGAAGAAGCTGATCCGCGAGGCGACGATCTCGAAGTCCTCGTCGGGGACCTGGCCGCCGGCTTTCACGGTGTCCAGCACGCTGATCGCGGTGGCGAGCGCGAAGGCCAGCTCCTGCTCCGGCGTCGCCCCCGCTTCCTGCAGGTGATAGCTGCAGACGTTCATCGGGTTCCACTTGGGAACCTCGCGATAGCACCAGGCGATCATGTCGCCGATCAGCCGCAGGGACGGCCCCGGCGGGAAGATGTAGGTGCCGCGCGACAGATACTCCTTGATCAGATCATTCTGCGTCGTGCCCTGGAGCTTCTTGCGGTCCGCGCCCTGCTCGTCGGCCAGGGCGACGTACATCGCCAGCAGCCACGCGGCCGGCGCGTTGATGGTCATGGAGGTGTTCATCTTCTCCAGCGGGATCTCGCTGAAGAGCTGGCGCATGTCGCCCAGATGACTGATCGGCACGCCGACCTTGCCGACCTCGCCCCGCGCCAGGATGTGGTCGGGGTCGTAGCCGGTCTGGGTGGGCAGGTCGAAGGCCACCGACAGCCCCGTCTGCCCCTTGGCCAGGTTGGCCCGGTACAGCGCGTTCGACTTCTCGGCCGTCGAGTGTCCGGCATAGGTGCGGAAGATCCAAGGCGGATCGGGCGCATGCTGGTGCGGCGTCGAGGTCATGATCGCTCCCGGTTTTGGCTCTGGCGGCCTTGATTATCGGCGATCATGAACCCGGATTTGCTGCGATGCAATATCCGTTTCGCGAGTGCGAATGAGGGAGTTGAAATCCCTCTCTCTGGAGAGAGGGAGGGGCCCGCGCCGCAGGCGTGGGAGGGTGAGTGGGGCGAGGCCCGTGAGTTATCGCAGAGTCTAATCCCGTGAGCTCGGGGGGCCGGCCCGGGCCCTTACCACTCACCCTCCCAAGCTTCGCTTGGGCCCCTCCCTCTCTCAAAGAGAGAGGGATTTTGCGCTCACTTCCCCTCGAACACCGCCGCGCGTTTCCCCACGAAGGCCGCACGCGCCTCGGCGTGATCGGCCGAAGCCGCCAGGGCCGGGATCTCGGCCGCCGTACTCGTCACCCCCGACGCCACGCGCTTGGTCGCCGCTACCGCCAGCGGCGCGCGCGAGGCGATGACCCGCGCCATGTCGAGCGCCGCGTCCAGCAACTCCGCCGCCGGCCACACCTCGGCCGCCACCCCGTCCGCCAGGGCCCGCGCGGCGTCGAACGGCGCGCCGGTCAGCAGGTGGGGTTTGGCGCGGCTCTCGCCGATCAGCTTCACCAGGCGCTCGGCCGAGGCGGTCAGGCCCATACGCACCGCCGAGCAGGCGAAGCTGGCGCGGTCGCTGGCCAGGCGGATGTCGGCGGCCAAGGCCAGCTCCAGCCCGCCGCCGATGCACCAGCCGTCGATCGCCGCGATCACCGGGACGCGGCAGGCGGCGATGCGGTCGCACATCTCCAGGAAGTGCAGGATCGCCGCCGTCTGGGCCGGGACGTCGCGGGTCATCGACTCGGCCAGGTCGTCGCCGGTGCAGAAGGCGCCGTTGCGGCCCGTCAGCACCACCGCCCGGATGGCCGGATCGGCCTCGATCGCGGCGAAGGCGTCTAGCAGCCGCGCGCGCTCGGAGAGAGCCAAGACGTTGGCCGGCGCGACATCCAGCTCGACGAGGGCGATCGAAGGTTCGGGATGGGACAGATGGATCATCGGCGGCCACCGTGGCCCGCTCCGCCGCCCGTCGCAACCTTTCCGCCGCGGCGCCCGGGCGATGATGTTGCGGCGCACAAGATTCTACTTGCCAGTTTCAAACATCTGTCTCAGCGTAGGGATCTTCTGGAACGATTTTTGCGTCCGGAAGCCAAAAATGACCCGAAGGGGAGGTGTTTTTAGCGCCTTTACCGCCCGGGCGCGCAGCCGAGTTTGGCCTTCGAGCGTTGTTGCACCGCGATAAAGGGTTGCAGCGCAGAAGGAATGGGGAGTGAGATGACGACCGCGACAATCGACAAGCCCGTCCTGAAGGACCTGTACGAGATCGGCGAGATCCCGCCGGCCTTCCACGTGCCGAAGACCATGTACGCCTGGAGCATCCGCAAGGAGCGCCACGGCAAGCCCTCGACCGCCATGCAGGTCGAGGTGGTCCCGGTCTGGGAGATCGGCGAGGACGAGGTGCTGGTCCTCGTGATGGCCGCCGGCGTCAACTACAACGGCGTCTGGGCCGCGCTGGGCGAGCCGATCAGCCCGCTGGACGGCCACAAGCAGCCCTACCATATCGCCGGGTCCGACGCCTCGGGCATCGTCTGGAAGGTCGGCGCCAAGGTGAAGCGCTGGAAGCCCGGCGACGAGGTCGTCATCCACTGCAATCAGGACGACGGCGACGACGAGGAGTGCAACGGCGGCGACCCGATGTTCTCGCCCAGCCAGCGCATCTGGGGCTACGAGACGCCGGACGGCAGCTTCGCCCAGTTCTGCCGGGTGCAGTCGCGCCAGCTGCTGCCGCGCCCCAAGCACCTGACCTGGGAAGAGAGCGCCTGCTACACCCTGACGCTCGCCACCGCCTACCGCATGCTGTTCGGCCACAAGCCGCACGAGTTGAAGCCCGGCCAGAACGTGCTGGTCTGGGGCGCGTCCGGGGGCCTGGGCGTCTTCGCCACCCAGCTGGCCGCCGTCGCCGGCGCCAACGCCATCGGCGTGGTCTCCAGCGAGGACAAGCGCGAGTTCGTGCTGTCGATGGGCGCCAAGGCGGTGCTGAACCGCAACGACTTCAACTGCTGGGGTCAGCTGCCCAAGGTCAACGGCCCCGAGTTCAACGACTACATGAAGGAAAGCCGCAAGTTCGGTAAGGCGATCTGGCAGATCACCGGCAATCGCGACGTCGACATGGTGTTCGAGCACCCGGGCGAGCAGACGTTCCCGGTGTCGGTGTTCCTGGTCAAGCGCGGCGGCATGGTCGTGATCTGCGCCGGCACCAGCGGCTTCAACCTGACCATGGACGCCCGCTTCCTGTGGATGCGCCAGAAGCGCGTCCAGGGCAGCCACTTCGCCAACCTGATGCAGGCCAGCGCCGCCAACCAGCTGGTCGTCGACCGCCGCGTCGATCCGTGCCTGTCGGAGGTCTTCCCCTGGGACCAGATCCCGGCCGCCCACGAGAAGATGCTGGCCAACAAGCACCTGCCCGGCAACATGGCCGTGCTGGTCTGCGCCCAGCGCCCCGGCCTGCGCACGGTCGAGGAAGTGCAGGAGCTGAGCGACGGGCTGTAGCGCGGGCTTCCCTTTGAACGGCTGAGACGTCTCGGCCGTTCAGACCGCCAAGACCATGCGAGGCAGCATTCTTCCGGGAATGGATCGCGACGGCGATTGGCCGACCGTTGTGAGGCCGAGCCTTTGGTAGATGCCCTCCGCATTGGGATCGGCGTCCAAGCCAATGGTCTGAAGACCGCGCGCGCGGCATTCGTCCAGCAGTGCGCCCATCAGCGCAGCGCCCAGACCTCGCCCCTGAAAGTCGGGGTCAACCATGAAGTCCTCGACCTCGCCGCTCAGCCCTTTGCTGGCGAGGGCGATCATGCCGACAATCTCGCCAACGCACTCGGCGACCCAGATCGTCCAGGCGTTCATCTTCTCGGGCGTAAGTGTCAGTTCGGCTCGACACATCGCCATGAAGGCTTCGTCGTATCCCCAAGAGGCCTTGGCGGTCATGGCCAACCGCGTCAGCCGATCGGCCTCCTCGGGTCGAGCCAGGCGTATCTTAGCGCTCGGGGCTGAGTTCTCGCTGGTCACCGTCGTCGCTCAGGCATGATGGAGGCCCACAGCGCGGTGGTCATGCCAACCACCGTGATCACGAACATGCCGCCAATGGCTGTCGTCAACGACCGGTCGCGCGGGGTGAGCAGCGCGAGAGATTTCATCGCCTCGTCCAGATGACCGAAAAACGACATCCAGAACATCGCGCACGAAAATCCCCAGGCCGCACAGAGCAATGGGGTTGCTCTCGTCTTCAGGGCGGTCAAGCCGCCAGCCACCAGCATGGACGCGGAGATATAGTCCACGAGCCAAAAGGGCCACCACTCCCAGTGACCCCAATTTCGCACGACCTCCAGCACCGCGAGAGACAAGCCGAAAGCCAAGGCGAGCCATGACGAAATTGTCCGCAACACCCCTCCCCGCATGGCAATCCGCTGCGAGTTTAAGGTCCTGGCGCGTGCGCTGACAACGCCGCGTCAATGCAAGTCCTGACCGCCCCGCGCGCCTTTTACCAAATACTCAACTCCGACTGGCATGTTCGGTCCGTCTCACCGCGAGGCTCATAGGGGGCGCATCGCGACGCGGGACGGGGGACTGAACCATGCCAATCTCCATCGAGACCCTGATCGCCATCGCCAACGCCGGCGGCGGCTTCGAGATCGACGCACTCATCTACCCGCCGGAGCAACTGATCGGCTTCATCGGCAAGATGGACACGACCGCGGTGCTGCGGATCCGCAATGCGGCCGCCTGGGACCCGAAATACCTGGTCAGCGTGGCCCAGACGGCTTCGCCTGGAGTGGTCGAATACGTCTTCTAGAAATTCCGCTCGCTTGACCGGCATAGGGTCGCGCCCGCGCGTTTGAGCGCGACCCTGTATCTGCCAGGGGGCGATCAAACAGGACGCTAGAGCCTATAATCGCCCGCGCGCGCCGCCCTTGAGGCGGTCGAGCTTCCGCGCAGGCGGTTCTTGAGGCTGGCTTTCCGACGCCGCGAACGGGGCCGGAAACCCGTTCGAAGGCCGCGCCGCCTTCGGCTTCGGGCTCATGGCGGCGATCTTGCGGGCGTGGGCGGCGAAGTCGCCGCAGGCCTTGGCCCGCTCGCGGGCGCGCTTGATCAGGTCGGGATCGTCGCTGGTCGCGATCGTCTCCCAGGCGGCGTCGAGGGCGGCCATCAGCTTGGCTTGCAGGCGGTCGCACCAGGTTTGGGCTTGGACTTGGGTCATGACCCGAGTTTGGGGTCGCTCCAGACCCCCGTGCGTAAGAAACCTGTATTTTCCATCAAGCCTCTGAATACAAGACGCTTTTCCTCAAAAACCACGAGCGTTGAGCCCCCTTCCCCGCCCACCCTGTGGATAAATTTTCGCGTTCCGCCAATTGCCAGCGGTCGCGTCCGACCTCACAGTCGCTTCTGGTCCATGAGGCCCGGCCTTCGGGGGAAGGTCGCGGGGAGCGTAAAATGAGCTGGGGCGGAAGGGTCGCTTTGACGGCCGTGGGTCTGGTGTTGGGGGTGGCGGCCGTGGTCGCCGTCCGCACCGCGACGTTCAAGGCGCCGGCCCAGGCCGATCCGGCCT
Coding sequences within:
- a CDS encoding ATP-binding protein → MRRFLISLVLLGTLAAGSVQAQPGVSLDQRLDQLSRKVGVDTVRPSSDNQDVERAGEAALKESGRQRLYDTWRVLYAYKSNQVRRRFDAWAERARAVARRDHDPALAALVELQTLALRHETQGFRVFTDADWARFMDHSGPDIRLMAGIERVRHLGQVGRWRDAARLATELTNEAERQDKLAQPILAELHQIHSYTLADMGDKEGALEHMARAADMDEGDVFFIRKIERLYDIAYTAADLGAIQQARRFAALHHRWVTSSGDADLVTWDRYLCAKIAALADQPQEVLTCLADAKAVIDRPERRLQVIMLSRRATALAQLGKASAARADLQRMQTIPEALGPRDLAAEALIKAYIDQAEGRSAQAFRELDAWRKADALNTARRNARNVAEMSAALDGELRAKRDESRRLAEQVRLSRSLVRASVVIALLLAVLVAGGIGWAIHQRRASGRLKGAQERAEAANQAKSAFLAVMSHELRTPLNGMLGLAQALRTEGLTPEQREQVDLILDSGDTLLVLLNDILDLSKIEAGKLEIAPTTGDLVGSCARLVGGYQPTAREKGVALSFRLESAPPGPLMFDGVRVRQCLTNLVSNALKFTTEGKVEVGLACYPDDSGRVRVRLRVSDTGIGMSQETIAKLFRPFTQADASTTRNFGGTGLGLNITRRLVKMMRGEIKVESEEGRGSVFTIEMLVDPAEPVEATTGADDAADAAEGFAALHGRRVLVVDDHPVNRRVIRLFLEPFDCELIEAENGQVALDVLAQRPIDLVLMDVNMPVLDGLEATRRLRLDPRFYRLPVIALTADVMSAQIKTCLDAGCDAHVAKPIDLRNLLSVMDRCLTRTREAVG
- a CDS encoding SDR family oxidoreductase; amino-acid sequence: MNLFDLSGKVAIITGSSRGIGKAIAERMAEHGAKVVISSRKAGPCEEVAEALNAKHGAGTAIAVPANIASKEELQNLVDETRKAFGRVDVCVCNAASNPYYGPMEGISDDQFRKILDNNIISNHWLISMVAPEMRARKDGSIIIVSSIGGLRGNAIIGAYNISKAADFQLARNLAHEFGPDNVRVNCIAPGLIRTDFARALWENPETLKRSTQGVPLRRIGEPDELAGAAVYLASKAGSFMTGQALVVDGGATI
- a CDS encoding SRPBCC family protein, whose protein sequence is MPLDAAAASEDRDLVLERIIDVPRETLYRCWTTPELLPQWFCPKPWYVSDVRQDVRSGGNSYLVMNGPNGERVPQPGVYLEVIPNEKLVFTDAFTETWKPSAKPFMVATITLEDLGDGKTHYRAVVSHWTVEDRDTHEKMGFHEGWGVATDQLIALAKTLI
- a CDS encoding MFS transporter, giving the protein MTASAASSRLIDKALAPRFALLCLGIWLNAADTLVTATIMPSVAREIGGYAYFGWSVAAYLTGSIVAGACSGKLSLAFGLRQATAFSGLVYAVGCAMSALAPEFITFILGRLVQGLGAGAVVALCYVAITALFPERLWPRVYGAVAGVWGAATLLGPTLGGLFAAAGFWRGAFWLFVVQAIIFVGAVMAMLPAERGDAARGRAPVPQLALLVLAVSLIGAAGVVASPRLAVGLAIGGALGMAAMLAVNTRTHDRLLPKSAADLSTATGLGLLTIFSTEAAVIGFTVYGPAFIQAQHHASPLLAGYVVGAIAAGWTLCALLVGKVPAERDGRFVRLGVVVILLGALASAWAITRGTLTETAIALAVMGAGFGLCHAFIARRTIGGAPAEEQAMASGAVPTSQLIGGATGAAGAGAMANLLGFSHGIDQTLAAQRGPLLFAAFLPLAVVGVLAAWRLGRR
- a CDS encoding protein meaA, with the translated sequence MTSTPHQHAPDPPWIFRTYAGHSTAEKSNALYRANLAKGQTGLSVAFDLPTQTGYDPDHILARGEVGKVGVPISHLGDMRQLFSEIPLEKMNTSMTINAPAAWLLAMYVALADEQGADRKKLQGTTQNDLIKEYLSRGTYIFPPGPSLRLIGDMIAWCYREVPKWNPMNVCSYHLQEAGATPEQELAFALATAISVLDTVKAGGQVPDEDFEIVASRISFFVNAGVRFVTELCKMRSFTKLWDQILLERYGVQDAKARRFRYGVQVNSLGLTEQQPENNVYRILIEALAVTLSKDARCRALQLPAWNEALGLPRPWDQQWSLRLQQVLAYETDLLEYEDLFDGSHVVEAKVAELSKGALAQLALIDQMGGAQNAIDYMKGELVSSNAKRVRAVETGDLTVVGVNRWTETEVSPLSAGEGAIETVDPRLEAEVVSRLKAWREARDPAAVEAALSALKAAAASGANIMEPSISAAKAGVTTGEWAGALREVFGEYRGPTGVAVVVSTGEAEDVEAVKKEVERVSQVLGRTLTYLVGKPGLDGHSNGAEQIATRARACGMEVVYDGIRSTPEEIVRRAKETRAHVIGLSILSGSHLDLVQEVIRVMRAEGLGHIPVVAGGIIPEADALILKQMGVARIYTPKDFKITQIMGDVVKLVEATALAEA
- a CDS encoding enoyl-CoA hydratase/isomerase family protein is translated as MIHLSHPEPSIALVELDVAPANVLALSERARLLDAFAAIEADPAIRAVVLTGRNGAFCTGDDLAESMTRDVPAQTAAILHFLEMCDRIAACRVPVIAAIDGWCIGGGLELALAADIRLASDRASFACSAVRMGLTASAERLVKLIGESRAKPHLLTGAPFDAARALADGVAAEVWPAAELLDAALDMARVIASRAPLAVAATKRVASGVTSTAAEIPALAASADHAEARAAFVGKRAAVFEGK
- the ccrA gene encoding crotonyl-CoA carboxylase/reductase, which codes for MTTATIDKPVLKDLYEIGEIPPAFHVPKTMYAWSIRKERHGKPSTAMQVEVVPVWEIGEDEVLVLVMAAGVNYNGVWAALGEPISPLDGHKQPYHIAGSDASGIVWKVGAKVKRWKPGDEVVIHCNQDDGDDEECNGGDPMFSPSQRIWGYETPDGSFAQFCRVQSRQLLPRPKHLTWEESACYTLTLATAYRMLFGHKPHELKPGQNVLVWGASGGLGVFATQLAAVAGANAIGVVSSEDKREFVLSMGAKAVLNRNDFNCWGQLPKVNGPEFNDYMKESRKFGKAIWQITGNRDVDMVFEHPGEQTFPVSVFLVKRGGMVVICAGTSGFNLTMDARFLWMRQKRVQGSHFANLMQASAANQLVVDRRVDPCLSEVFPWDQIPAAHEKMLANKHLPGNMAVLVCAQRPGLRTVEEVQELSDGL
- a CDS encoding GNAT family N-acetyltransferase produces the protein MTSENSAPSAKIRLARPEEADRLTRLAMTAKASWGYDEAFMAMCRAELTLTPEKMNAWTIWVAECVGEIVGMIALASKGLSGEVEDFMVDPDFQGRGLGAALMGALLDECRARGLQTIGLDADPNAEGIYQRLGLTTVGQSPSRSIPGRMLPRMVLAV